A single Ignavibacteriales bacterium DNA region contains:
- a CDS encoding ATP-binding protein, with product MDTVLKIEKDTRELQRAEQEMLKLPFAKKCDQETLDELYTILEEILLNIINYGFTDQGNTKEDITLIFRVEEDLLTMIFRDNGRPFNPLSKLRTEAERDEFNLEMHIGGWGINMVRDFSEHLDYKREGEFNIFTVQKKIN from the coding sequence ATGGATACCGTTCTCAAAATAGAAAAGGACACCAGGGAACTGCAGCGTGCAGAGCAGGAAATGCTAAAACTCCCCTTTGCAAAAAAATGCGATCAGGAAACCCTTGATGAGCTCTATACCATACTTGAAGAAATTCTTCTGAATATTATCAACTATGGATTTACAGATCAGGGAAATACCAAAGAAGATATCACGCTTATATTCAGGGTTGAAGAAGATCTTCTGACTATGATCTTCCGTGATAATGGCCGCCCGTTTAACCCCCTTTCCAAACTGAGAACAGAAGCAGAGCGTGATGAATTTAACCTCGAAATGCACATTGGCGGATGGGGCATCAATATGGTCAGGGATTTTTCAGAACATTTAGATTATAAAAGAGAAGGGGAATTCAATATTTTTACAGTTCAGAAAAAAATAAATTAA
- a CDS encoding inositol monophosphatase, protein MFEKLLEITAQASSFVREKALTPFTVEFKTGEMNLVTDADKGSEKLIIDFIHKNFPGHGILAEESGGEDQNAEYLWVIDPLDGTTNFAHGLPLYAVSIGVMKNGETIMGAVADVSRGIIYSAEKGGGAYANNKRITVSSRSRLEESLLVTGFPYDVREHADPILNVLGGFLKTARGIRRLGSAALDFCFIAQGVFDGYWEMHLQSWDICAGQIIVEEAGGRVTDFAGNRLSIFSKEILCSNGLIHPLMHKIIAESLGRNS, encoded by the coding sequence ATGTTTGAAAAATTACTTGAAATTACTGCCCAGGCCTCCTCATTTGTTAGAGAGAAGGCACTCACCCCCTTTACTGTTGAATTCAAAACCGGGGAAATGAACCTGGTGACCGATGCTGATAAAGGATCAGAAAAACTGATTATTGACTTCATCCATAAAAATTTTCCCGGGCACGGGATTCTGGCTGAGGAATCCGGAGGAGAGGATCAAAATGCTGAATATCTTTGGGTAATTGACCCCTTGGACGGAACCACAAACTTTGCCCACGGACTCCCTCTTTACGCGGTATCTATCGGTGTTATGAAAAACGGTGAGACAATCATGGGAGCGGTTGCAGATGTTTCGCGCGGAATTATTTATTCAGCTGAAAAAGGGGGAGGCGCTTACGCAAACAATAAAAGAATTACCGTCAGTTCAAGGAGCCGTCTTGAGGAATCCCTCTTGGTAACCGGCTTCCCTTATGATGTCCGTGAACATGCTGACCCGATTCTTAATGTTCTGGGTGGTTTTCTCAAAACTGCCCGTGGTATAAGACGGCTTGGCTCAGCCGCACTGGATTTTTGCTTTATCGCACAGGGAGTATTCGACGGATACTGGGAAATGCACCTGCAGTCCTGGGATATTTGCGCAGGGCAAATAATTGTTGAGGAAGCTGGCGGCAGAGTGACCGATTTTGCAGGTAATAGATTGAGCATCTTCTCAAAAGAAATCCTCTGTTCTAACGGACTGATTCACCCGCTCATGCACAAGATCATCGCAGAGTCACTTGGACGCAATTCGTAA
- a CDS encoding STAS domain-containing protein, producing the protein MEIHVEQENSVRIIALSGRLDIMHAEGFENTINEYIDGLNESKMLIDCENLTFISSAGLRVFMIALKKMKAKLGKLVLTGMNESNRKVFQITGYEKLFTIADTREEGLSLFYLS; encoded by the coding sequence ATGGAAATTCATGTAGAACAGGAAAATTCGGTAAGAATTATAGCGCTTTCAGGCCGTCTGGATATTATGCATGCAGAGGGCTTCGAAAACACTATAAATGAGTACATTGACGGTCTGAATGAAAGTAAAATGCTGATTGACTGCGAAAATCTGACATTCATTAGCAGTGCGGGCCTGAGAGTTTTTATGATTGCCCTGAAAAAAATGAAAGCCAAGCTTGGTAAACTGGTTCTGACCGGAATGAACGAAAGCAACCGTAAGGTGTTTCAGATTACCGGTTATGAAAAACTATTCACAATTGCCGATACCCGGGAAGAAGGTCTGTCTCTGTTTTACCTTAGCTGA